The nucleotide sequence atacgtgtaTTATTTCTCCTTATTCAACACATTATGCAAGAAAAGAGGTAGTCCTCATTGGGCCCCTAAGAGATGGCATTGTAGGCCATACTTACAAACATGTCTTGTTTGATCAGGTAAATAACTTagaacttcttccttccttctcttcctcctcctcctcctcctcctcctctcctcattTTTTACTTACTGTAAAGTCTGAAGACTCCTACTTGATATGAGGATGGGGTTGAAGTTCTCCTATCACGCAGGTATAGGCTATAAGGCCAGGAATTATCTATGTCACTTCATTAGAATCCTAAAACTATCCTAGCTCAGAATACCTTCAGATTACATTATTATGAGCTGAAGAGTTTAGGGGAAAAGTGgactaataaacattaagagtGTTGAGATAATagtttgacaaacatttattttctatattgaGACTTACTGCTTATTGCATGATATTTTAATGTATGATTGCTGATATGTGCTTCAGGACACCTAGCCATCGGTGCAGTTTTTGTTCAgaattttgtacttttcttttttttttttttttaatttttttttcaacgtttctttttttttttttattcattcctgggacagagagagacagagcatgaacggggtaggggcagagagagagggagacacagaatcggaaacaggctccaggctccgagccatcagcccagagcctgacgcggggctcgaactcacggaccgcgagatcgtgacctggctgaagccggacgcttaaccgactgcgccacccaggcgccccaattttgtACTTTTCAAACCAGGGAACAACAAACACTGAGTAGAAGCACTCAatttgctaaaaaacaaaaacaatatttaaaaaaggtCAACATgcaaagtgaaaattttaaaagagacattttaaaagtctaaaattgGAGACTAGAAAAGGGTCCCTCCTGCCATAGTCACAATAactaatgattattttttcctctttatttttagttattgtgTTATTTACTTCACACTTTCCCTTTTTTGGCCTCTTCTggctccatccatccatccatccatccacttacccACCCATTGCCATCCATATTTCCTTCCTTGTACCTTTCTTCATTTGTCTGTCCAGCCATTCACCCatcataccctctctctctccttaccgTGTCCCTATTCTCtcccaagatttttctttttcacttcctttttgtcccataatgaaaaatcaataaacataactTCTtagtataattttgttttcttgttcttcaTTTGAAAGCCAAGGGGATGGGAGGCTTAAACACTTATATTTCTCCTAAAATGGAAATCATAATACCAACTCCACCAGTTCAATCACTCACATAAAGGAGATCCTCTAACTCTACTGTTCTATCCAGTTATTCTTTTCATAGGTTTCATGATCTTCTCCAGGGAAGAACCAAGAAAGTCTGCTTTGctagattttgaaaaatttctatgTGGAAGGTGATAAAGGGATGGACATATTTCTGTGTTGATAACATCCAGATCACTATAACCAGGGTGACCACAGAATTTACGAACCGGATCAGGACACATTGTAAGCCTTCAGAGCTCCTATAAATGATTACAAGAAGCTAGGCATAAATCAGAACTATTTCAGGCAAGGTGGGACATATGATCATCCTCATAGTGATTTTCAGGGCTTATAGGACTTGAGACTTTTAAGGTCCTTGTGCAAGTGGGCCCATCCCAACTGTGCACATTGCAGTGGTGATGGTCAGGTCAGCATCCCTCATATGTGACCACACTTGGTGGGAATGAAATGCTTAGGGAAGTAAGCCATTGTTGGGGGAGGTGGCTTCTCAGTAGATAACACACATGCAGGTTTGTAACCACCTCTGTCTTCCTCACCACCTACCCCCTGTTGAAATATTTCTGAACCCATTTTCTTGTCTCCTCCTATTTGCCCAAACACTGCTTGATGAAAGGAAGAGGCTTGTAGCCCAGTAACTGTGTGCTCCCATCAGGCTATTGTTCAGGTATTTAGCTGGGTGCAACAATAAGGTCCCACTGGCTgctaaaatattacttttctcAGCCGCCAATTGCCCCCCTCAGCTCAGCCACCCGCATCTGTCTTTCCCCATCTGGACCCCTTCCACCTCCCATAATGCTTCCAACAAAGGAGCAGTGCCTGCCAGGCAGGATCTTGATCACTCTTACCTTCACTTTTCCTCTTTGAGCaagcctatgttttcttctcaagTAAGCTTCAATATATCCCCAATAATTCTACCCCACCTCATCCTAAAAGCACAGAAAATCCCAGTGACTTCTTTCTGAGTTAATGTGCATTCACCCAGTACCTTATAAAGTTCCCCTTCTTGAAACATGCAGTTAGTAGTCTCCAGCTTTTGACAGGTGGTCCGCCTCATCTCCATGTTCACATGATACTCCATGTGGTCAGTAACCTGTGGGGAGCAAGtggaaagaagataaaaggacttcttgtcctttatttttagattctggTGGCAAGAACTCCTTTGCAAGGTGCCTAAGGTTAAGGATCTCATCCTGGACAAGTTggtgggcttctctctccccttcctatCTGACACCAATGCCTCCATTTGGCATGCAAGGAGATTCTCCAGAAACCAATCTCTGAGCAAAGACACGCTTTAGACAACTAAAATGATGCTGTTTGAGTAAGAGTCTGTAAATTTTGTCTGGAAGAGGCTAGATAAGATTTTAAGCTTCGCAGGCCATGGGGTCTCAGTTGCAAGTATTCCACTCTGCTGCAGCAGCTCGAAAGCAGTCCTGGATGATATGTGCATGCATGGTGTGGCTGGGAACCAATAAAACTGCTTACAAAAATGGGCAGCAGGCTTACTTGGCTATTGGGGTATAATCTGTCAATCCCTAGTCTTAGGTATCATTTAAGTGACTTCATCCATTCCAgtgaatttatgtttttcttaaaatgcccACGTGAAACTAACTAACCAAGGCTGAATTTCACTTGTGTGGGTGTCCCCTTTGGAGAGTCCCCTTGGAGGAGCATGACTAGGAGAGGGGGGCTGTGCTGACCTGCTTCCGGACCTTCAGGACCCGCACAATCCGGAAATTGTACTTGTCATCACTCTTCTTGTTGAAGTCGTTGATCACAAACTGCAAGGTGGCTATCACATGGGGCTCTGACACAGGCACTTCTTCGACACTCATAaaggttttccttctttcttggtgGGGGAGGGCCACCAGGGCCACCAGGATGGCCAGCAGGAGTTGTGGGGTCTGCCAGGGTCTGGCCATCATCCCTCAGCTGGGGAAGAACAGGAAGAGCCCCTCTTCACCCTCCAGGGCCCGGCAGGATCCCACTGATCCTCTGTGGCTGGCTGGATTTAAATGGTCAGGGGACACCCAcagtcctcctcctccatctccatCTGCAGCTGGACCTGGCAGAGGAGCAAGAACACC is from Panthera uncia isolate 11264 chromosome A3 unlocalized genomic scaffold, Puncia_PCG_1.0 HiC_scaffold_11, whole genome shotgun sequence and encodes:
- the CST11 gene encoding cystatin-11, with amino-acid sequence MMARPWQTPQLLLAILVALVALPHQERRKTFMSVEEVPVSEPHVIATLQFVINDFNKKSDDKYNFRIVRVLKVRKQVTDHMEYHVNMEMRRTTCQKLETTNCMFQEGELYKQIECFYSVFVVPWFEKYKIGAPGLKGAASSSLRHICPHPVGEKKISSRRAETKAMWFNTTGEL